The genomic segment CTGGCAGGACTTGTGGGAGTATTTATTGCAGCTTACCTTGTTAAATCCTTACCACTGAAAGTATTAACCTGGTTAGTAATTTGTGTAATCTACTATACTTCCATTACTATGTATAAAGCTGCTACCAGAAATATTGAAGAAAAGTCTATGGCTGTGGTAATGGAAAGTTAAAAAATGTGTTTGAAAGCCTCTGTTTGTCTAACAGAGGCTTTTTTTGTATTAGAATCCCCCAAGAGTCAATCTTTAAAAATAATCGGCTATAAATAATTTTTAGTCAGCATAGACGGAGCGATGTCCTAAACCGATAACTACGTCATTTAGGTGAACCAGGCCTATAGCAAAGAAAGCAGCCACACTCAAATGTTCACCTGACCGGGTAATGGCAATTTTACCTCCAACGTCAAAACCTTCTGCTCTCGGGCTAATCTGGGCCAGAGCTTCTTTAGCTGCGCCGGCTACAGCTCCTTCACCTAAATGAGTATCAGGAATAACTCCTTCTCTTTTAGCAGCAATTATTGCTCGTTCGATAATTTTCCGGATAGAACTGAAGTAATCTCCGCCAAAATCAACGGCTGCTGCCTTAATCCCTGATTTTTTTAGTTCTTCTTTTAACTTTTTTTCTTCATCCCGGGTGGAAATAGCAAGTTTTATAGCAGCTTTTGCTACATCAATACTTTCAATGGTCACATAAATCACTTCCTTTCTTCAAATAACTTTTTTACATTATATATCTTCAGGTAAAAACTTTCAAGTCAGATAAATATTAAAATGAGATAGGAAATCACTAATATTGTCAGAATATTTGACTCTTCCTTTCACAAAACTAAGAATGAAAGGAGAGATAATATTGGTACTTTACCAGGAACTAATTCTTGCTTTAATTGATCTATGTGAAGAGTTTGGGATGGAATGGCAATGGTTGAAAGATGGAACAGGGATTCAAATAGATTTGACTTCTACTGATGAGTTCAGTCGTTATCGATTTTTAAAAGAAACCAGAAAAATTAAACAAAATATTTTTGGACCTTTTTGATAAAGTAAACTACAAAGCAGACCGTAGATGAAACAACGGTCTGCTTTGTAGTTGTTTAGGAAATTATACTTTTTCGCAGGTTTATAGATAATTTATCTGCACAAAGCTAATTTTGAGCGTTATTGAAATTTTTCGTTAAAACATCTTAGTGAGAACGAAGGAGAAATAAGGCCTCATCTGAGGAGTGATGAGCTAATCATGGGCCAGGAGGGCTCTTTGATTAGGGAGCCTTATTTCGACTGAGATAGGACTTTAGATAGTTCGAAAAATTTCTTTATAAAGCGGAAAATTAGCTTTGTGCAGTAAAATAAGATTAAGTGCCTGAAAGGCATTTTGTTCTTATTATGATTATTCTTAAGCCACTGGATCACAGAGTTTTTTTATACACCATCTTGACAGGTGCGACATAATATGGCATAATAATAAAAAGTTGAAGAAAGGTAAAGGCGTTGAAGGAGAGAGTAGATTCTTCAGAATTCTTCTATAGCGAGTCAGGGATGGTGGAAGCCTGGCGAAGAATGAAGAATCGAAGATCACTCCTGAGCCGGACACTGAACAATAGGCAGGTAGTGCCTATTAAGTAGGTGTACCCGGGGTGGCTCCCGTTAATAGGCCTAATGAGTGGGGAATGGCAGATTCTATCATTCTGTCACTCCCAATCAGGGTGGTACCGCGTGAGATTTAAGTCTCTCGTCCCTAACTGGACGGGAGACTTTTTTAATACCAGGGAAATTATACAGATGTGGATAACATTCATCTTTTGTAAAATATTATGGCCAAAGGGCAATTTGTTTTAGAAAAAATGACGGTTCATATAACAAAATTTGGATTAAAGGAGGAAAGTGAAATGCCAAAATTTAAGGAAGTGGATCTAAAAAGTTCTGTTAATGATCGGGAAAATGAAGTTTTACAGTATTGGCGGGAAAATAATATCGCCGAGAAGAGTGTAACCAGTAGAGAGGGGAAACCGCAATTTGTCTTTTATGAAGGCCCACCGACAGCAAATGGTAAGCCGGGAATTCATCATGTGCTGGCCCGGACACTTA from the Anoxybacter fermentans genome contains:
- a CDS encoding HutP family protein, whose translation is MTIESIDVAKAAIKLAISTRDEEKKLKEELKKSGIKAAAVDFGGDYFSSIRKIIERAIIAAKREGVIPDTHLGEGAVAGAAKEALAQISPRAEGFDVGGKIAITRSGEHLSVAAFFAIGLVHLNDVVIGLGHRSVYAD